In Gossypium hirsutum isolate 1008001.06 chromosome D01, Gossypium_hirsutum_v2.1, whole genome shotgun sequence, the genomic window TATAAAACGGTCATATTAAacaccttttttattattttattatagtaGAAAACTTAgtctttttttagaaaaattcacGAGTTATCAAAAACCGATTTAGTTTAAGTTTCCTATGTAACGATGACTACTTTtaagaaaacttagttaattttccATTTACTtattaatcacaatttaattacaATCTGGCGGCGAAAAATTAATATTCATCTTAGTTAGAATTTAATAAAAACCAGATTTtatgcataaataattaaaaacccaaatttaataaCCTAGAATTAAATTAACTGTCATGCGTACTATTTAGACTCAAAACCTAAGTCTCATGCcactaattgaaaaaaaaagcaaTACAGTCTCTGAAtaacaaaaatatcaaataataaatataaatattttaataaaagaaaagccGAGCCAAGTCCCTCTAGATGTCATGTCCACATCCTAACCTAGCGGGTTATCTATAGAGATGGAAATAAAAAGGGAGTGAGTTatgaagctcaatgtgagtttcgTCACAAGAAAATTAATGCAAACGGTTAAGTATATTGGATCTCAACACATAGACTAACTCATAATAGCAATTTCAGAATATCAATATTTCAAATCACTcaacaatacatatatatatatcatctcagAAATATCAGTATTCACATAATGCTTGGGATCTCATGAGTTATACAATTTCCAAAGGATATAAAATTGACTCTTATGAATTAGGTATTTGATTAATATCAATATTTGATTAACatcaataaatttatgtttttagatTAGTTTATATATGATTGACTCTCATCATAtgctatttttttttcatttttttaggaaATGAATTGTGTGGAGTAGGAGTTAGTGCTAGGATTGAAGTTAAACAATATGCAAAAGATATGGCAAGAATTAAAAATCTTGTAAAAGAGATGTATCCAAATCCAAAAACTCAACCTAAGTTTTTAGGCCCAGGAGGTTTCTATGACAAGAAATGGTTTGATACTTTTTTCGATGCTTCAGGACATGACGTTATTGATGGAGTTACACATCATATTTATAATCTTGGACCCGGTATCCATctatatatatcaattaaaatatttttattattatttattgttgtTCCATGATTTGTTTAATATTATTGATGATTAATGCAGGTAATAACCCAGATGTGGTTCGTCGTGTCCAAGATCCATTTTTCTTGACTCAAATTGCTCAAACATTTAAAGATGTTTCAAATGCTATTGACAAATTTGCACCATGGTCTGGTGCATGGGTTAGTGAATCGGGTGGAGCTTATAACACTGGTGGCCAATTAGTGTCGTATACATTTGCATTTGGCTTTTGGTAAGTGTTTTTCAAATCTTTTATAAGTTGATTATTTTAAAGGCCCTATTAAAATCTAATGATTAACTTATGACTCCAACAGGTACTTGGACCAATTGGGAATGACATCAGTTTATAACCATAAAGTTCATTGTAGACAAGCTTTGATCGGGGGCAATTATGCTCTTCTTACTACTACCACATTTGTTCCCAATCCAGATTATTACGGGTATCTTTCATATATTTTCCATCATATTTGTTgttaatttcatttgttttaatttcatttgttaaaatatCTTTTGCAGTGCACTTTTGTGGCATAGAGTTATGGGGAGTAAAGTTATTTCCGTCACACATAAGGGTTCTCCATATTTGCGTGTATACTCTCATTGTGCCAAAAAGgaggtaatttttattattttggttgactcaattaattttaatttaattttttatttattaaatttttgctTGGTTGCAGCCTGgggtttcttttgttttcatcaaCTTATCGAAAAATACCTCATTTGAAATTGATCTTTTCCATGATCTAAATTTAAATGGTGGAAgtccaaattttgaatttaaaggaCATAAAAAGCGAGAAGAGTATCATTTGACTCCAAAAGATGGGAACATCTTAAGCAGTATTGTATTGTTGAACGAAACACCACTAGAACTTTCAGACTCTTTGGAGATACCAGCGTTGAAGCCAAAGCTTGTGGATGGTTTGAAACCCATTAGCATCGCTGCTCATTCAATTGCATTTGTAACCATAAGAGATTTCAATGCACCAGCATGTTcttaagattttatttcttttaggggcaaaatttattgattttatttattaggcaaatttaggatttttgatttttgagttacaagatttattaattttgttcatTAGGTCAATTTAGgttatcatattattttttttaatttttaatttgttccttcttattaaaataaattattcttttttttttattttactattcgtttctgtttattttttaatttaatatataattatgtttATGAACAATTTGTCTTTACATTgccttttttacaaatttttttaaaaaaataaacagtaaatgaaaacatattttaCTCTTGaataaataaagattttctgAAGATTTACAATACATTAATGTTGGAACATACATGTATGATGGCCTGTTACCTCGAAACTCATTCATATTTCTCTATGTGTGTTACTGACTTGCCATCAAAATAAGTTACTACAGGTAGACGAAGGAAACAATCATTTATGAGTTGGGCAAAATTTGTACCAGTCccttaaaaatttactaatatttgAGCTATGACTGTAAACAAAGAATTATTTTGTGGCTTCATTCCTACAACTGTGAAATGTCCCAATTGGACCCTAGCAGAGAAGTGGTCCAATATTTATTTCAAGACCTAAGATCATTTGCAGGTAATGGGACATGAAAATTCTGTATAATTTTACACTGAAACTTGCGGTTTATGATTATGGTAGCAATTACAATAAATTTGTACATGTCAACAAGAAAAAAGCCACCAGACACCATTGTTTTttcgtatttattttttaagcaaaaataagAAATTAGAATGAAAAAGAGATTTACAATATTAAAGGGATAATATAACgtgaaattataatttcatataattctcttttaataaaatatatgtttcgaataacataaaataaatatatttcattgaAGTTGCTTTTAATAGTTTATGcattcaaattaatatatatgattttgaaagGAGCTTTCATTGTAGTTGATTATGGTATTAAACAAAACATTATTGGaagaaaatcataattttaagatGATGGCTTTCCTATTCCATCTTTGCTTTCAATTTGGCtgctaattaattaataattggtTGCATATCATCAAACTTTAGATTGAATTTGTATCACTTTCATTGAAGTTCATCATTACATAAAACAATACATTATAGACTTACcgttgttgaatattggcaatatcccacattaggaaaagatagaaatggagggggtttggtttgttatatatagaacccctccccctttggttgtatcatcccaaaatcttctcctttgtaatatttctagaggaaatattaatttggtagtgtccgaggacgtaagctaaattggccgaacctcgttaaaactctggtattttatttcttatttgtttgcttttatttaatagctttatgttggttatatttatttagttattattgctataaatatctaagtgagttctgtctagttgttgggttttaagcgggaccattgtgacccctccaatttaactgggaattttcttagtataattgttggcataataattatctaaatatttctgataatattgttattaatattatcgtcgcttccgcaacaattggtatccgagccaaggttttgtagtatgctctgtgtttgcagcttagtctgatcttacacatcagaaacatttcctaaagcttgtgggtattctgcatttggtggctattaagtagaagctatggcaaaaatgacagaagaaaaaccatccatatcaacaacttccacttcgtacattttgccgaggattggaactgcaaatacgagatttgtagtggaaatttttgatggaacaggtcatttcggcatgtggcaaagtgagcttctagatgccctctttcaacagggtctagatattgccattgaggaagaaaaaccagaaggggttgatgataaagaatggaagaccatcaaccgattggcatgtggtacaattcgatcatgtctttccagagagcagaagtatacattcagtaaagagacttctgcaagtaaattgtggaaagcattggaggagaaatttctgaagaagaacagtcaaaataagttacatatgaagaaaagactgtttcgtttcagttatgttcctggtaccacgatgaacgagcacattaccaattttaatcagctggtggctgatttgttgaatttggatgtgacttttgaagacgaagacttggcgttaatgttgttgggatcgcttcctgaggagtttgagtaccttgaaactactctacttcatggaaaatcggaagtaactttcaatgaagtaactgctgcattgtatagctatgaactacgccgaaaggataagttgaaaggttcaggtgaagcagcagtggaagcattggtaacaagaggtcgtcagcaaagtcagtctaaggggaagagtagaaagtccaaaggtcgagctgttgccaaagatgaatgttctttttgcaaagaaaaaggacattggaagaaagattgtccaaaattgaagaaaaaagggaagactccgcaagatgcaaatgttgcagaatgcaatagtgaagcagagtcagacttttctcttagtatgacatcttcaacattatatgcagatgagtggatcatggattctggttgttcctatcatatgtgtcccattcgggaatggttctttgaatttcaaaaactagatgaaggggttgtttacatgggtaatgataacacatgtaaaatagccgggataggttcaattaaactgaggagtcatgatggatctactagaattttgcgggatgtacgatatgtcccaaagttgaagaagaatctcatctctttggggtcgttagaatctaaaggcctagttgtgacaatacgagatggagttcttaaagcaacttcaggagcattggtgatgttgaaaggcataagaaagaacaatctgtattactaccaaggtagtacagtggtcgggacaacagcagcagcaattacgagtaccaagaaggacgctgaggcaacacagctgtggcatatgcgtttgggccatgctggtgaaaaatccttgcaaactctagccaagcaaggattattgaaaggtacaaagacttgcaaacttgaattttgcgagcattgtgttctgggaaaacaacgaagggtgaaatttggcactgggattcacaatactaaaggtattctggattatgtgcattctgatgtatggggaccgtccaagactccatcacttggaggaagacgttattttgtcacctttattgatgatttttccagacgagtttgggtgtttcctatgaagaacaaagatgaggtgcttgaagttttccttaagtggaaaactaaagttgaaaatcagacaggaaggaagattaaggttctccgatcagacaacggtggagaatataaaagcgatcctttcctgaagatatgccaagattgtggcatagtaaggcacttcaccgtaggtggaacaccgcaacagaatggggtggcagagcgtatgaatcgaacgcttgtggagaaagttcgatgtatgttatctaatgctggattagatagaaagttttggactgaggctgtgacgtacgctcaacatctcatcaatcatttgccatcatctgctataaatggcaagactcctttggagaaatggtatggaaaacctgctactgattatgacaccttgcgcatttttggttctattgcatattatcatgtgaaagaatcaaagttagatccaagagcaaagaaggctctattcatgggcttcaatgctggtgttaagggatatcgtttgtggtgtctagaggcaaagaagacgataatcagtagggatgttacctttcatgaatctgccatgttgaataaggtaaatccagaaggagtgagtagtacttcgcagcaggtggagtgtactccgcagcaggtggagtttgagcagagtgtggtaattccagcagaaggtaccactagtgattcttcattggcagatgcagagtcagatgaggaagaggtttctacccaagaacctcaacagcaatcagagccaattgcagtcagaaggcagagacgagaaattcagaaacctgctcgtttcactgacatggtagcttatgcacttccagttgttgataatattccatccacttacaccgaagccattcagagtttagagaataatagatggttaggtgcaatggaagaggaaatgcaatctctagagaaaaacaagatgtggaagctggcacaactaccaaaagggaagaaggcgattggttgcaaaattgaagacactattgaagtttgtgttatgagaagatgttcgaagatgtggaatatcgccaaggtggagatttgttgaatattggcaatatcccacattaggaaaagatagaaatggagggggtttggtttgttatatatagaacccctccccctttggttgtatcatcccaaaatcttctcctttgtaatatttctagaggaaatattaatttggtagtgtccgaggacgtaagctaaattggccgaacctcgttaaaactctggtattttatttcttatttgtttgcttttatttaatagctttatgttggttatatttatttagttattattgctataaatatctaagtgagttctgtctagttgttgggttttaagcgggaccattgtgacccctccaatttaactgggaattttcttagtataattgttggcataataattatctaaatatttctgataatattgttattaatattatcgtcgcttccgcaacaaccGTGACTAGTTTTTTAACCTCATCTTTGCTTTCAATTTGGTTCCTAATTGATTAGTGAAATGTTTACGTCATTATCATCGCTGCTCATTCAATCGCATTCGTAACCATAAGAGATTTTAATGCACCTGCATTTTCTTAGGATTCTATTTCTTTTAGGGGCagaattgttatgaaattttatgagGAATTCGTTGGTGATCGTTTTGAAGGGATGCACTAAATAGATGGAAGattctgtaatttttttttcttgttaatgCTTAAGATAGCAACTGAATAATTAATTTACATTTGATATGTCTAACGTCTACATGTATGGGACCAATTTGGTGCGCAAGGGATTTTGGAATTGCACTCGAAAGGGATTTTGGTTCTTAACCTTAAACCTTTTAAACTTTCTTCTTAATGAAGCTGACTAAGTTGTTCTAGGGGATATTGGTATTCCATATCTACTATTAGGAATTTGATTGCCTAGCTCAGATATGGCACATAGGCTTGGAACCCCCAATTACATGGCTTTAGAATAGTGGTaaccataaataattttttaaaattataaataaattgatataatatgtagaatttgaagactaaatttgttattatactatttttttaactACCACATCAGCTTGTCGTTTGTGAATTTAACGGGAGTGATTAAAATGACCGAATTATATAATGTAGGTGCGtaaattattaacttttttttattttgggtacctaaaataaaaaatttttatagTTAGGTAACTATCTGTATAGTTTACtctttaaatagttaataaaaaacataatctATGTATAACACCTTCAGTAGTATTAAATGACTTATAGTGTTAATACACTTTTTGAGCCTAACTTTAACAATTGTTATTACATTTGCGTCTTAACATTTTTTGTT contains:
- the LOC107921522 gene encoding heparanase-like protein 2, which encodes MTSVYNHKVHCRQALIGGNYALLTTTTFVPNPDYYGALLWHRVMGSKVISVTHKGSPYLRVYSHCAKKEPGVSFVFINLSKNTSFEIDLFHDLNLNGGSPNFEFKGHKKREEYHLTPKDGNILSSIVLLNETPLELSDSLEIPALKPKLVDGLKPISIAAHSIAFVTIRDFNAPACS